A region from the Acinonyx jubatus isolate Ajub_Pintada_27869175 chromosome C2, VMU_Ajub_asm_v1.0, whole genome shotgun sequence genome encodes:
- the LOC106972226 gene encoding uncharacterized protein LOC106972226 produces MRGRCGIPVIFTPAKLRPHGSRQTRCTAGVGSSKLSCHTTQQPSYSRTLGGGGGVAFRRPPNASPLPGSPSSLSAQLHAPEESDRGRHQGAFRSVPQQGKGNEHKPDSPHRIKYKNNETAVFGENVTIFCNLTTPADVVQITWQKIQGSSRQNIGTYSNIYGEKILPPYRDRLHCEVIEPNSSFITIREVTFEDEACYKCLFNVFPQGSHSGQICLNIIAVSEIKTELQSNFDSEDFLSFIYSAVGKPIPQISLFPSKVLINPPEEYLAQNPNGTVTITKMYNVSLETVRSLSLQHLIVHMDHPLRNEEKIVPLSVKQECTSGSPYILLYAFGSFIIFLCIVFIIFHLVQRKKKSENVPETTPQLRHPEGESLVTRCFPAHRAKNSGMC; encoded by the exons ATGAG AGGGCGCTGTGGCATCCCAGTTATCTTCACACCTGCCAAGCTCCGGCCCCATGGTTCACGACAGACGCGATGCACCGCTGGGGTTGGCTCCAGTAAACTGTCCTGCCACACCACACAGCAGCCCTCTTACTCACggactctgggggggggggggggggtggcgttCCGTCGCCCTCCTAAtgcctccccactcccagggagtccttcctccctctcagcTCAGCTCCACGCACCCGAGGAGAGCGACCGCGGACGGCATCAGGGTGCTTTCCGCTCAGTGCCCCAGCAAGGCAAAGGGAACGAGCACAAGCCAG ATTCTCcacatagaataaaatacaaaaataatgagaCAGCTGTATTTGGAGAAAATGTGACGATTTTCTGCAATTTGACAACTCCAGCAGATGTTGTGCAAATTACTTGGCAGAAGATCCAAGGTTCTTCGCGACAAAATATTGGCACATATAGCAATATATATGGAGAAAAGATTCTTCCACCATACAGAGATCGGCTGCACTGTGAGGTCATCGAACCCAATTCCTCATTCATAACTATCCGTGAAGTAACATTTGAAGATGAAGCCTGCTACAAATGTCTATTTAATGTGTTCCCGCAGGGCAGCCATAGTGGACAAATTTGCCTTAACATTATAG CtgtatctgaaataaaaactgaGCTCCAGTCCAACTTTGACTCTGaagattttcttagttttatttactCAGCTGTGGGAAAACCTATTCCTCAAATATCTCTTTTCCCATCAAAAGTCTTGATTAATCCACCAGAGGAATACCTTGCTCAGAACCCAAACGGCACAGTGACTATCACGAAAATGTACAACGTCTCCTTGGAGACTGTGAGATCCCTAAGTCTCCAACACCTGATTGTGCACATGGATCATCCTCTAAGGAATGAAGAGAAGATTGTTCCTCTGTCAGTCAAACAAGAAT GTACTTCTGGTTCTCCTTATATTTTGTTGTATGCATTTGGttcattcataatttttctatgtattgtatttatcattttccatcttgttcagagaaagaaaaa GTCAGAGAATGTGCCTGAAACCACACCCCAGCTGAGACATCCTGAGGGGGAGTCCTTAGTAACCCGATGTTTTCCTGCTCACAG